Proteins co-encoded in one Tautonia rosea genomic window:
- the uvrA gene encoding excinuclease ABC subunit UvrA, which translates to MASSDIVIRGAREHNLRDISLQLPRGALICFTGVSGSGKSSMAFDTLYAEGQRRYVESLSSYARQFLGQLPKPDVDRIDGLSPSIAIQQKTGGRNPRSTVGTITEIHDHLRVLFARVGRQHCPSCGQLVSAQTREQIVAQILDQPVGTAITLLAPMIRGQKGEHRDLFADLSRAGYVRARVDGRVIALSDPPALDRQVKHEIEVVIDRIKLGPSVRSRLAEAVESALKLGGETVIVAIEGRPDLILSSRYACVPCGIGFDAPSPQLFSFNSPQGMCPSCDGLGIRHDFAADLLVPDLTLSVWEGAIAPLGPVRKLGKWKRHLFEGFASNLEADEGGPKKGTLLRSPWEELAPEHQQAWLYGTGDRVIVYRWKNRSRHWSHPGTWKGIANELLEKYQHAKGGPHRAGLEPYMRSMTCPDCEGARLNPRARAVRVGDRSLSELEAMDLGTLSRWFERLSGAGNPELPSDPEPLTPRSLTIAEELLKEIRGRLRFLTDVGLDYLTLDRSAPTLSGGEAQRIRLASQVGAGLVGVLYILDEPSIGLHPRDNDRLIATLQRLRDIGNTVVVVEHDEDTMRAADTIVDFGPGPGIKGGEVIAQGDLATISRNPKSLTGQYLSGRKSITVPDRRRGPAEKVLRIVGARQNNLKTIDVSIPVGRFVCVTGVSGSGKSSLIGDILRETLARDLNGAKTEPGLHDRIEGVELFDKIIDIDQSPIGRTPRSNPATYIKLFDEIRDLFTKLPDSKTRGYKPGRFSFNVPGGRCEACQGNGSNKLEMDFLADVWVTCPVCEGKRFNRETLHCRFKGKSISDVLEMDVQEALEHFANVPKIGAMLKTLHDVGLDYLKLGQPSPTLSGGEAQRIKLARELVRKGTGKTLYVLDEPTTGLHFEDIRRLLDVLHGFVEQGNTVVVIEHNLDVIKTADWILDLGPEGGAGGGQIVAEGTPEEVARVRESHTGKALARILRPDSGGRLPSTNGNARKKSGHARSTRELSTITIEGASQHNLKEITVRIPRNQMTVCSGPSGSGKSSLAMDTLYAEGQRRYVESLSSYARQFLAPLQKPKVERVTGLSPAISIEQKTTSKSPRSTVGTVTEIHDYLRILFARLGHMYCPSCGIPVGTQTSDEIVEKILHHPEGTRIFVMAPLHRNEGDDYETLWNDLRGSGFVRVRVDGVSHSLDAPPQLNRRESHSVEVVVDRGIVRRSTRARLADAVEAALDLGRGVIHIAKVLDDSDESRWPIRRFSQHRSCDGCGRSFEELSPHHFSFNSSLGWCPSCEGLGVQLGADPAALIPDGRKSLRGGTVAVWPAFEENPMFGRMIASLADRQGIDLETPFDDLEARHRRMILFGTGATWFEVPAEKDQPGFRFQYKGLFPSLEEAGRLSYLYRAKLRGMVAETSCSTCMGGRLRDDAAAVRFKNFTIDQISQWPLGRALSFFQRIKLSADERHIAGDLIREIRDRLKFLVDVGLEYLSLARSTPTLSGGESQRIRLASQIGSGLTGVLYVLDEPTIGLHPRDNTRLLRALQHLRNLGNTLVLVEHDREVIEAADHLLDFGPGSGDLGGRITAYGAPTKVRNASKSLTGRYLSGRASIPVPSNRRNTEGAALVIRNARHHNLKEIDVAFPIGVVTAVTGVSGSGKSSLVEDILMKACAQHLHRSQVVPGLHDEIEGIEIIDKMIGVDQTPIGGTPNSTPATYTGVFDLIREWFAKMPESKIRGYGPGRFSFNVPGGRCEACEGAGQTRIEMHFLPDVWVPCESCGGARFTGETLAVTYRGKSIADVLAMKVDAALDLFAAVPKIRRVLQTLQDVGLGYVALGQSAPTLSGGEAQRIKLAAELARPQTGRTLYVLDEPTTGLHSDDVRKLLDVIHRLADLGNTVVIIEHHLDVIKTADWVIDLGPEAGERGGTVVAVGPPEVIAASPQSLTGGVLKPVLDAGPLAPRKGYDPVAEARKELADARRVAETIGEVEAIATPWESDGRRWHTRDRLTRTGKPARWDGRILEFIVDRLAKLGSFGEPDWSKRTLVRVSVPNASRTTPPFFEASTGQEWVVTLRFRVPMRQSQNLDRIQKDLGLKPFDSLETPVVCDAPRVSAGFAGAGFREVVIMAHSAEELCTVAFESFIDRMANGFLGQSMTDEWGDAKARMASLVTGSDRK; encoded by the coding sequence ATGGCCAGCTCCGACATCGTGATCCGGGGCGCCCGAGAGCACAATTTGCGGGATATTTCCTTGCAATTGCCTCGTGGTGCGTTGATCTGCTTCACGGGAGTGTCGGGATCGGGAAAAAGCTCGATGGCGTTCGACACGCTGTATGCCGAAGGGCAGCGGCGTTATGTCGAGAGCCTTTCCAGCTATGCTCGGCAGTTTCTTGGCCAATTGCCGAAGCCCGATGTGGATCGGATCGACGGGCTAAGTCCTTCCATTGCGATTCAGCAGAAGACCGGCGGTCGAAACCCTCGCAGCACGGTTGGAACGATCACCGAGATCCACGACCATCTGCGCGTCCTCTTTGCCCGGGTTGGTCGGCAGCACTGCCCATCGTGTGGGCAGTTGGTTTCGGCGCAGACCCGCGAACAAATTGTCGCCCAGATCCTCGATCAGCCGGTCGGAACGGCGATCACCCTGCTTGCTCCGATGATCCGTGGGCAAAAGGGGGAACATCGTGACTTGTTTGCCGACCTTTCCCGAGCCGGATATGTCCGGGCCCGAGTCGATGGCCGAGTCATCGCTCTGAGCGATCCTCCCGCGCTCGACCGTCAGGTCAAACACGAAATCGAGGTCGTGATCGACCGGATCAAGCTTGGGCCGTCCGTTCGATCGCGACTGGCCGAGGCGGTCGAGTCTGCCTTGAAGCTGGGTGGCGAGACGGTCATCGTGGCGATCGAAGGGCGGCCGGATCTGATCCTCTCCTCGCGGTATGCCTGCGTTCCGTGCGGGATCGGCTTTGATGCTCCAAGCCCTCAGCTCTTCAGCTTCAATAGTCCGCAAGGGATGTGTCCATCATGCGATGGGCTCGGCATCCGACACGATTTCGCCGCCGACTTGCTGGTACCCGACTTAACACTCTCGGTCTGGGAGGGGGCCATTGCCCCACTCGGACCGGTCAGAAAACTTGGGAAGTGGAAACGGCACCTGTTTGAAGGATTCGCCTCAAACCTCGAAGCGGACGAGGGTGGTCCGAAAAAAGGAACGCTCCTTCGTTCCCCATGGGAGGAACTCGCTCCCGAGCACCAGCAGGCCTGGCTCTATGGAACCGGCGATCGGGTGATCGTATATCGATGGAAGAACCGAAGCCGTCACTGGTCGCACCCGGGAACCTGGAAGGGAATCGCCAACGAACTCCTCGAAAAGTACCAGCATGCCAAGGGAGGTCCTCACCGGGCTGGGCTTGAGCCGTACATGAGGAGCATGACCTGTCCCGACTGCGAGGGTGCCCGGCTGAACCCCAGGGCTCGCGCCGTTCGGGTGGGCGATCGTTCCTTATCCGAATTGGAGGCGATGGACCTTGGTACCCTCTCTCGATGGTTCGAGCGTCTCAGTGGCGCGGGGAATCCAGAACTCCCCAGCGATCCCGAGCCGTTGACTCCCCGATCCCTGACGATTGCCGAGGAATTGCTTAAGGAAATCCGAGGCAGGCTGCGGTTTCTGACCGATGTGGGCCTGGATTACCTGACGCTCGATCGCTCGGCACCGACCCTTTCCGGAGGTGAGGCGCAACGCATTCGGCTGGCGAGCCAGGTCGGGGCGGGGCTGGTCGGGGTGCTTTACATTCTCGACGAACCTTCGATTGGGCTCCATCCGCGAGACAATGACCGACTCATCGCCACCCTTCAGCGGCTTCGAGACATCGGAAATACCGTTGTCGTCGTTGAGCACGATGAAGACACGATGCGGGCAGCCGACACGATTGTCGACTTCGGACCTGGCCCAGGCATCAAAGGGGGGGAAGTGATCGCTCAGGGAGATCTGGCCACCATCTCCAGGAATCCCAAAAGTCTGACTGGACAGTACCTTTCGGGGCGGAAATCCATCACGGTGCCAGACCGCCGCAGGGGACCCGCAGAGAAGGTGCTGAGGATTGTCGGTGCTCGCCAAAACAACTTGAAAACCATTGACGTCTCGATCCCGGTGGGTCGATTCGTGTGTGTGACCGGGGTGTCGGGCTCGGGGAAAAGTTCGTTGATCGGAGACATCCTTCGGGAAACACTTGCCCGCGATTTGAACGGAGCGAAGACCGAGCCGGGCCTGCATGATCGGATCGAGGGCGTCGAACTGTTCGATAAGATCATCGACATCGATCAGTCGCCGATCGGTCGAACACCGCGATCGAACCCGGCCACCTACATCAAGCTCTTTGACGAGATTCGAGACCTGTTCACGAAACTCCCCGACTCGAAGACCCGAGGGTACAAGCCCGGCCGATTCAGCTTCAATGTTCCCGGAGGCCGTTGCGAAGCCTGTCAGGGGAACGGGTCGAACAAGCTGGAGATGGATTTCCTGGCCGATGTCTGGGTCACGTGCCCTGTGTGCGAGGGAAAGCGATTTAATCGAGAAACGCTTCACTGTCGATTCAAAGGCAAGAGTATCAGTGACGTGCTCGAAATGGACGTTCAGGAAGCGCTTGAACACTTCGCCAACGTGCCGAAAATCGGGGCAATGCTCAAGACCTTGCACGATGTCGGACTCGACTACCTGAAACTCGGCCAGCCCTCACCAACCCTCTCCGGCGGCGAGGCCCAGCGGATCAAACTGGCTCGGGAACTGGTGCGCAAAGGGACCGGGAAAACGCTTTACGTCCTTGATGAGCCGACAACCGGCCTGCATTTTGAGGATATCCGCCGCCTACTTGATGTCTTGCACGGTTTCGTTGAGCAAGGAAACACGGTGGTCGTGATCGAGCACAACCTCGATGTGATCAAGACCGCCGACTGGATTCTCGACCTTGGACCCGAAGGAGGGGCTGGCGGTGGTCAGATCGTTGCGGAAGGAACTCCCGAGGAGGTTGCCCGGGTACGGGAGAGTCACACCGGCAAGGCACTCGCACGGATTCTCCGACCTGATTCGGGTGGTCGACTTCCTTCAACCAACGGAAATGCTCGAAAGAAATCCGGTCATGCTCGATCGACTCGCGAACTGAGTACGATCACAATTGAGGGGGCCTCGCAACATAATCTCAAGGAGATCACGGTTCGGATTCCCCGAAACCAGATGACCGTGTGCAGTGGGCCGAGCGGTTCGGGAAAAAGCTCGCTGGCGATGGATACACTCTACGCCGAAGGACAGCGGCGCTACGTCGAGAGCCTCTCCAGCTACGCCCGTCAGTTCCTCGCTCCGTTGCAGAAGCCCAAAGTTGAACGGGTGACCGGGCTCTCACCCGCGATCAGCATCGAACAGAAAACGACCAGCAAGAGCCCTCGCTCCACCGTCGGAACCGTGACGGAAATTCACGACTACCTGCGCATTTTGTTTGCAAGACTTGGTCATATGTACTGTCCATCGTGCGGAATCCCGGTCGGTACGCAGACCTCAGATGAAATTGTTGAGAAAATACTTCATCATCCTGAAGGGACTCGCATTTTCGTCATGGCCCCACTCCATCGAAACGAGGGGGATGATTATGAAACACTCTGGAATGACCTTCGTGGTTCTGGATTTGTGCGGGTTCGCGTTGATGGAGTTTCCCACAGCCTCGATGCTCCTCCCCAGCTGAACCGTCGCGAGTCGCATTCGGTCGAAGTCGTGGTCGATCGGGGAATTGTGCGACGTTCGACCCGCGCTCGATTGGCCGATGCGGTCGAAGCGGCCCTGGATCTGGGTCGGGGAGTCATCCACATTGCCAAGGTTCTGGACGACTCCGACGAGTCGCGCTGGCCCATTCGACGCTTCAGTCAGCATCGTTCCTGTGACGGCTGCGGACGCAGCTTCGAGGAATTGTCACCTCACCATTTCTCCTTTAATAGCTCCCTCGGCTGGTGCCCATCGTGTGAAGGGCTTGGGGTTCAACTCGGCGCGGATCCGGCAGCCTTGATTCCCGACGGACGCAAAAGTCTCCGCGGCGGTACAGTGGCGGTCTGGCCCGCGTTCGAAGAAAACCCTATGTTCGGGCGGATGATCGCGAGCCTCGCCGATCGCCAGGGCATCGACCTTGAGACGCCGTTTGACGACCTGGAAGCCCGCCATCGTCGGATGATCCTGTTCGGTACCGGGGCCACCTGGTTCGAGGTGCCTGCTGAGAAGGATCAACCCGGGTTTCGCTTCCAGTACAAGGGACTCTTCCCATCACTGGAGGAAGCTGGGAGGCTCTCTTATCTCTACCGGGCGAAACTTCGAGGCATGGTTGCCGAAACCTCCTGCTCGACCTGCATGGGAGGACGGCTGAGAGACGATGCTGCCGCCGTACGGTTCAAGAATTTTACAATCGATCAAATCAGCCAATGGCCACTCGGTCGGGCCCTCTCGTTTTTCCAGAGGATTAAGCTATCTGCCGATGAACGCCACATCGCGGGGGACCTGATTCGGGAGATTCGCGATCGGTTGAAATTCCTGGTTGATGTCGGTCTGGAGTATTTGTCTCTCGCCCGATCGACGCCAACCCTCTCGGGGGGAGAGAGTCAGCGCATCCGTCTGGCCAGTCAGATCGGCAGCGGTCTGACCGGTGTCCTTTACGTTCTTGATGAGCCCACCATCGGTCTGCATCCGAGAGACAATACCCGGCTCCTACGAGCACTTCAGCACCTGAGGAACCTCGGCAATACGCTGGTCCTCGTTGAGCACGACCGCGAAGTGATCGAGGCCGCGGACCATCTGCTTGACTTTGGTCCCGGTTCGGGCGATCTCGGCGGTCGGATCACTGCGTATGGTGCTCCGACCAAGGTTCGAAACGCCTCGAAGTCGTTGACGGGCCGGTATCTGAGCGGTCGCGCGTCGATTCCGGTTCCCTCGAATCGTCGCAACACGGAGGGGGCCGCTCTGGTGATTCGCAACGCGAGACACCACAACCTGAAAGAGATCGATGTTGCCTTCCCGATCGGTGTGGTTACAGCGGTCACGGGGGTCAGTGGCTCCGGGAAAAGTTCTCTTGTCGAAGACATATTGATGAAGGCATGCGCTCAGCATCTTCACCGGTCGCAGGTGGTGCCGGGCTTGCACGACGAGATCGAGGGAATTGAAATTATCGACAAGATGATTGGTGTGGATCAGACACCCATCGGAGGCACTCCGAATTCGACTCCAGCGACGTACACCGGTGTTTTTGATCTGATCCGAGAATGGTTTGCAAAGATGCCGGAGTCGAAGATCCGCGGATACGGTCCTGGGCGTTTCAGCTTTAACGTCCCGGGTGGTCGTTGTGAGGCGTGCGAAGGCGCGGGACAAACGCGGATCGAGATGCACTTTTTACCCGACGTCTGGGTCCCCTGCGAATCGTGCGGGGGCGCCCGATTTACCGGTGAAACGCTGGCCGTGACCTATCGCGGCAAGTCGATCGCCGATGTCCTGGCCATGAAGGTTGACGCGGCGCTCGATTTGTTTGCAGCTGTTCCCAAGATTCGACGTGTCTTGCAAACCTTGCAGGATGTTGGCCTGGGTTATGTTGCCCTGGGTCAGTCGGCTCCCACCCTTTCCGGAGGAGAGGCACAACGAATCAAGCTCGCCGCCGAACTGGCCCGTCCACAAACCGGTCGGACACTCTATGTCCTCGACGAACCGACCACCGGATTGCATTCGGACGACGTTCGAAAACTCCTTGATGTCATCCACCGGCTTGCGGATCTCGGGAATACCGTGGTGATCATCGAACATCACCTTGATGTGATCAAAACGGCTGATTGGGTCATCGACCTTGGACCCGAAGCGGGAGAGCGTGGGGGAACGGTGGTCGCGGTCGGCCCTCCCGAGGTGATCGCAGCCAGCCCTCAAAGTCTGACCGGGGGTGTCCTCAAGCCCGTGCTTGACGCGGGTCCTCTTGCCCCTCGAAAAGGATACGACCCGGTGGCTGAGGCTCGAAAGGAACTTGCCGATGCCCGTCGGGTGGCCGAAACCATTGGCGAGGTCGAGGCGATTGCCACCCCCTGGGAGAGCGATGGCCGACGCTGGCACACCCGTGATCGATTGACACGAACAGGCAAGCCGGCCCGGTGGGATGGTCGTATTCTGGAGTTCATCGTCGATCGGCTTGCCAAGCTCGGTTCGTTCGGTGAGCCGGACTGGTCGAAGCGAACCCTCGTTCGTGTTTCGGTGCCAAATGCTTCGCGGACGACACCACCGTTCTTCGAAGCGAGCACCGGTCAAGAGTGGGTGGTTACGCTTCGCTTTCGTGTGCCGATGCGTCAGTCCCAGAATCTCGATCGGATCCAGAAGGATCTCGGGCTTAAGCCCTTCGACTCCCTGGAGACTCCCGTCGTTTGTGATGCCCCCCGTGTCTCGGCAGGATTTGCTGGTGCCGGGTTCCGGGAGGTCGTGATCATGGCTCATTCGGCCGAGGAACTCTGCACCGTTGCATTCGAATCATTCATCGATCGGATGGCAAACGGATTCCTTGGGCAATCCATGACGGACGAGTGGGGCGATGCCAAGGCCCGGATGGCCTCTCTTGTGACCGGTTCCGATCGAAAGTGA
- a CDS encoding AAA family ATPase, with translation MNPNDDPANLDVAAWASRVKQEIDKVYVGQQPLVRGVLIALLAQGHVLIESVPGLGKTLLVRVLGRVLGCHFNRIQFTPDLMPSDITGTSIYEEHTGAFRFRPGPVFTQLLLADEINRSPAKTHAALLEIMQEARVTVDGQAHRLEPPFLVMATQNPIESEGTYNLPEAQLDRFLFKLIADYPSLREEADILRLHTEGRSPDSILAERVETVTSPPEVLEMQRRCGAILTDDRLIEYITTIVRRTREWPAFSIGASPRAGVAMLRGARASAALEGRDYVIPDDVVEVVLPALRHRVILTPEAEIEGRRVDDLLGELLRSVEVPRQ, from the coding sequence ATGAACCCGAATGACGACCCCGCGAACCTCGACGTTGCGGCGTGGGCCTCTCGCGTCAAGCAAGAAATCGACAAGGTCTATGTCGGCCAGCAACCGCTGGTCCGAGGCGTCCTGATCGCCTTACTTGCTCAGGGGCACGTTCTGATTGAGAGTGTTCCGGGCCTGGGCAAGACCTTGCTCGTCCGAGTTCTGGGCCGAGTGCTGGGATGTCACTTCAATCGCATCCAGTTCACCCCCGACTTGATGCCCTCGGACATCACCGGAACCTCAATCTACGAGGAACACACCGGGGCCTTCCGATTCCGACCCGGCCCAGTGTTCACTCAGTTGCTTCTGGCCGACGAGATCAACCGATCACCTGCCAAGACTCACGCAGCCTTGCTGGAAATCATGCAGGAAGCACGGGTTACGGTCGACGGCCAGGCCCACAGGCTTGAACCCCCCTTCCTGGTCATGGCCACCCAGAACCCAATCGAATCCGAAGGAACCTATAACCTTCCCGAGGCCCAGCTCGATCGGTTTCTCTTCAAGCTCATCGCCGATTATCCCTCCTTGCGCGAAGAAGCCGACATCCTTCGACTTCACACCGAAGGCCGCAGCCCTGACTCAATCCTCGCCGAGCGAGTCGAAACCGTGACCTCCCCGCCGGAAGTCCTTGAGATGCAACGGCGCTGTGGTGCCATCCTCACTGACGATCGGCTGATCGAATACATTACAACCATTGTGCGACGCACCCGAGAATGGCCTGCCTTTTCGATTGGGGCCTCTCCTCGGGCCGGTGTGGCGATGTTGCGCGGGGCCAGAGCCTCGGCCGCACTTGAAGGCCGAGACTATGTCATTCCGGATGATGTGGTCGAAGTCGTCCTGCCCGCTCTCCGGCACCGAGTCATTCTGACACCCGAAGCCGAGATTGAAGGACGACGCGTCGATGACCTGTTAGGTGAACTGCTTCGATCGGTCGAAGTGCCGAGACAGTAA